In Rathayibacter sp. VKM Ac-2762, one DNA window encodes the following:
- a CDS encoding type II CAAX endopeptidase family protein, whose product MQPDAFPPPDPATLAPDSAAAPSWPVEPLPSVHAPYSSLLYLPDPRVRWGLPTAVLTIVGIVLPLAVLILLLGFGVLPYSAGLAFAGALASYLVALIVPFAASRLRGLGTMAADFGLRFRWIDVPIGIGLGVAVRVVILFVLAAFAPLLQDAQGNLDIDPDPLWFVLSSVLIPVVVAPLVEEVLCRGVVMRAVRNRMLRGSAESAPPTRGRRIWAMAFSILASTAVFALLHGHQMVNPATIVTLGVTTVTAGLAHGWIATITGRLGAAIVSHATLNGSAVLLLALLPLLTP is encoded by the coding sequence ATGCAACCCGACGCCTTCCCGCCGCCCGATCCCGCGACGCTCGCGCCCGACTCCGCTGCGGCGCCCTCGTGGCCGGTCGAGCCCCTCCCCTCGGTCCACGCGCCCTACTCCTCCCTCCTCTACCTGCCCGATCCTCGGGTCCGCTGGGGCCTGCCGACCGCCGTGCTCACGATCGTCGGGATCGTCCTGCCGCTGGCCGTGCTCATCCTGCTGTTGGGGTTCGGCGTGCTCCCCTACTCCGCCGGACTCGCCTTCGCGGGGGCGCTCGCGAGCTACCTCGTCGCGCTGATCGTGCCGTTCGCGGCGTCTCGGCTGCGCGGGCTGGGCACCATGGCGGCCGACTTCGGGCTGCGGTTCCGCTGGATCGACGTGCCCATCGGGATCGGGCTCGGCGTCGCGGTGCGTGTCGTGATCCTGTTCGTGCTCGCCGCGTTCGCTCCGCTCCTCCAGGACGCGCAGGGGAACCTCGACATCGACCCCGACCCGCTGTGGTTCGTGCTGAGCTCGGTCCTCATCCCCGTCGTCGTCGCGCCGCTGGTCGAGGAGGTCCTCTGCCGCGGCGTCGTGATGCGCGCGGTGCGGAACCGGATGCTCCGGGGCTCCGCGGAGTCGGCGCCGCCCACCCGCGGCCGCCGGATCTGGGCGATGGCGTTCAGCATCCTGGCGTCCACGGCGGTCTTCGCCCTGCTGCACGGGCACCAGATGGTGAACCCGGCGACGATCGTGACGCTCGGCGTGACCACGGTCACCGCGGGACTCGCGCACGGCTGGATCGCGACGATCACCGGGCGGCTCGGAGCGGCGATCGTCTCGCACGCGACACTGAACGGCTCCGCGGTGCTGCTGCTGGCGCTGCTGCCGCTGCTGACTCCGTAG
- a CDS encoding GTP pyrophosphokinase family protein, giving the protein MLQYKFGMDEIVTKVSILQEEFRELQEYNPIEHVTSRLKSADSLIEKIERKGCETTFDGIADAITDIAGVRITCSFVSDVYRVFDLLTSQSDVTVLEVKDYIAEPKENGYKSLHAIVEVPVFLSGGSVDVCVEVQFRTIAMDFWASLEHKIYYKYDRQVPQELLDGLADAARTAATLDADMERLHRQVRGPLPGARTYDV; this is encoded by the coding sequence ATGCTCCAGTACAAGTTCGGGATGGACGAGATCGTCACGAAGGTGTCGATCCTGCAGGAGGAGTTCCGCGAGCTGCAGGAGTACAACCCGATCGAGCACGTCACGAGCCGGCTCAAGTCGGCCGACAGCCTGATCGAGAAGATCGAGCGCAAGGGCTGCGAGACGACCTTCGACGGCATCGCCGACGCGATCACCGACATCGCCGGCGTGCGGATCACCTGCAGCTTCGTCTCGGACGTCTACCGCGTCTTCGACCTGCTCACCTCGCAGTCCGACGTGACGGTGCTCGAGGTGAAGGACTACATCGCCGAGCCGAAGGAGAACGGCTACAAGAGCCTGCACGCGATCGTCGAGGTGCCCGTGTTCCTCTCCGGCGGATCGGTCGACGTCTGCGTCGAGGTGCAGTTCCGGACCATCGCGATGGACTTCTGGGCGAGCCTGGAGCACAAGATCTACTACAAGTACGACCGCCAGGTCCCGCAGGAGCTCCTCGACGGCCTCGCCGACGCGGCCCGCACCGCCGCCACCCTCGACGCCGACATGGAGCGCCTCCACCGCCAGGTCCGCGGCCCGCTGCCCGGGGCGCGCACCTACGACGTCTGA
- a CDS encoding NtaA/DmoA family FMN-dependent monooxygenase (This protein belongs to a clade of FMN-dependent monooxygenases, within a broader family of flavin-dependent oxidoreductases, the luciferase-like monooxygenase (LMM) family, some of whose members use coenzyme F420 rather than FMN.), with protein sequence MTEPRPLRFCAFVMNTASHIQHGLWRHPDARQHEFDDVQLWIDLARTLERGRFDAMFFADVAGLYGPADGDWDVNAREGLQLPSNDPSVLLSALAVSTEHLGFAFTSSVLQSHPFDFARKVSTLDHLSKGRIAWNIVTSALDGAARNFGYDRLEEHDERYAWAQEYLDVVYKLWEGSWDDGALLRDKSGSFADPARIHRIDHVGKRYRVQGPHLSAPSPQRTPVLFQAGSSPAGRRFAARNAEAQFVFSGSPEKTRELIEDTRALAAAAGRGAGAPSFYLGLSFITGDTEEEARRAEREIDEYLSSDAFLVHSNLGFDPATGEKLDPDLPLSAIETYAGQSHLQWIRDASPDREPTVRDLARLSAKLRGRVVGTPEQIADHLAGWRDAGIDGINVVNWILPGSYEEFVDRVMPVLQERGLAQTEYAEGTLRRKLFGTDELPATHPARAYRGAFAG encoded by the coding sequence ATCACCGAGCCCCGCCCGCTGCGCTTCTGCGCGTTCGTCATGAACACCGCCTCCCACATCCAGCACGGCCTCTGGCGCCACCCCGACGCCCGGCAGCACGAGTTCGACGACGTGCAGCTCTGGATCGACCTCGCCCGGACGCTGGAGCGCGGCCGCTTCGACGCGATGTTCTTCGCCGACGTGGCGGGGCTCTACGGTCCGGCGGACGGCGACTGGGACGTCAACGCCCGCGAGGGGCTGCAGCTGCCCAGCAACGACCCGTCCGTGCTGCTCTCGGCCCTGGCGGTGAGCACCGAGCACCTCGGCTTCGCGTTCACGAGCTCGGTGCTGCAGTCGCATCCGTTCGACTTCGCCCGGAAGGTCTCGACCCTCGACCACCTCTCGAAGGGGCGGATCGCCTGGAACATCGTCACCAGCGCCCTCGACGGCGCGGCCCGCAACTTCGGCTACGACCGGCTCGAGGAGCACGACGAGCGCTACGCCTGGGCGCAGGAGTACCTCGACGTGGTCTACAAGCTGTGGGAGGGCTCGTGGGACGACGGCGCGCTCCTGCGCGACAAGAGCGGCTCCTTCGCCGACCCGGCGCGCATCCACCGCATCGACCACGTCGGGAAGCGCTACCGCGTGCAGGGGCCGCACCTCTCGGCTCCGTCGCCCCAGCGCACGCCCGTGCTCTTCCAGGCCGGCTCCTCCCCCGCGGGCCGGCGCTTCGCCGCGCGGAACGCGGAGGCGCAGTTCGTGTTCTCGGGGTCGCCGGAGAAGACCCGCGAGCTGATCGAGGACACGCGGGCCCTCGCCGCGGCGGCCGGTCGCGGAGCGGGTGCGCCCTCCTTCTACCTGGGGCTCTCCTTCATCACCGGCGACACGGAGGAGGAGGCGCGACGCGCCGAGCGCGAGATCGACGAGTACCTCTCCTCCGACGCCTTCCTCGTGCACTCGAACCTCGGCTTCGACCCGGCGACGGGCGAGAAGCTCGACCCCGACCTGCCGCTCTCGGCGATCGAGACCTACGCCGGCCAGAGCCACCTGCAGTGGATCCGGGACGCCTCCCCCGACCGCGAGCCGACCGTCCGCGATCTGGCCCGGCTCTCGGCGAAGCTGCGCGGACGGGTCGTCGGCACTCCGGAGCAGATCGCCGACCACCTGGCGGGCTGGCGCGACGCGGGGATCGACGGGATCAACGTCGTCAACTGGATCCTGCCCGGCAGCTACGAGGAGTTCGTCGACCGGGTGATGCCGGTGCTCCAGGAGCGGGGCCTCGCGCAGACCGAGTACGCCGAGGGGACGCTGCGCCGCAAGCTGTTCGGGACGGACGAGCTGCCGGCGACGCACCCGGCGCGGGCGTACCGCGGGGCGTTCGCGGGCTGA
- a CDS encoding MFS transporter has protein sequence MPDSDRRSLTRSPDPRLITAVLAFAGMSASFMQTLVVPIQSELPTLLGADRTETAWVITATLLSACILTPVSGRLGDLYGKRRMAVAALVVLVIGSIVCAFAGDVWTLVVGRALQGAVMGVIPLGISILRDTLHRDRLPGAIALVSATLGIGGALGLPLSALIAQNTDWHVLFWMSAGLGVLDIVLVLLVVPVSTLRSPGTFDVVGTIGLALGLSGVLIAVSRGNDSGWTSPAILGSGLGGIAVLLLWGWYELRQESPLVDLRVAARPAVLFTNLASVAVGFAFFGAQITLPQRLELPAASGVGFGLSLIVASLVLAPSGLAMMATSPLAARLSAQSGPRLVLIAGSGLIAVSYLLILPFGGEVWQILVINALIGVGLGLAYAAMPTLIMHAVPASETAAANGLNSLMRTLGTTLSSAVTAGVLAQLTVSVGDVQLPSSQGFETTFVIGAIGALVAVALGLLIPRAPRPEARPALP, from the coding sequence GTGCCCGACTCCGACAGACGCTCCCTGACCCGCTCGCCGGACCCGCGCCTCATCACCGCCGTCCTCGCCTTCGCGGGGATGAGCGCCTCCTTCATGCAGACGCTGGTCGTCCCGATCCAGTCCGAGCTGCCGACGCTGCTCGGCGCCGACCGCACCGAGACCGCGTGGGTGATCACCGCGACGCTGCTGAGCGCCTGCATCCTCACCCCGGTCTCGGGCCGCCTCGGCGACCTCTACGGCAAGCGGCGGATGGCCGTGGCCGCGCTGGTCGTCCTCGTGATCGGCTCGATCGTCTGCGCCTTCGCGGGCGACGTGTGGACGCTGGTCGTGGGCCGGGCCCTCCAGGGCGCGGTGATGGGCGTCATCCCGCTCGGCATCTCGATCCTCCGCGACACCCTCCACCGCGACCGGCTCCCCGGCGCGATCGCCCTGGTCAGCGCGACCCTCGGCATCGGCGGCGCGCTCGGCCTGCCGCTCAGCGCCCTCATCGCGCAGAACACCGACTGGCACGTCCTGTTCTGGATGTCCGCGGGCCTCGGCGTCCTCGACATCGTCCTCGTCCTCCTGGTCGTGCCGGTGTCGACGCTGCGCTCGCCCGGCACCTTCGACGTGGTCGGCACGATCGGCCTCGCCCTCGGACTGAGCGGCGTGCTGATCGCCGTCTCGCGCGGCAACGACTCCGGCTGGACGAGCCCCGCGATCCTCGGCTCCGGCCTCGGCGGCATCGCCGTCCTGCTCCTCTGGGGCTGGTACGAGCTGCGGCAGGAGAGCCCGCTCGTCGACCTCCGGGTGGCCGCCCGCCCCGCCGTGCTCTTCACCAACCTCGCCTCGGTGGCGGTCGGCTTCGCGTTCTTCGGCGCCCAGATCACGCTGCCGCAGCGCCTCGAGCTGCCGGCCGCGTCGGGCGTCGGCTTCGGCCTGAGCCTGATCGTGGCGAGCCTCGTGCTCGCGCCCTCAGGCCTGGCGATGATGGCGACGTCCCCGCTCGCCGCCCGCCTCTCGGCGCAGTCCGGGCCGCGGCTCGTGCTGATCGCCGGCTCCGGGCTGATCGCGGTCTCGTACCTGCTGATCCTCCCGTTCGGCGGCGAGGTGTGGCAGATCCTGGTGATCAACGCCCTCATCGGGGTCGGCCTGGGCCTCGCCTACGCCGCGATGCCGACGCTCATCATGCACGCCGTCCCCGCCTCGGAGACCGCCGCCGCGAACGGGCTGAACTCGCTGATGCGCACCCTCGGCACGACGCTCTCCTCCGCCGTGACCGCGGGCGTGCTCGCGCAGCTGACCGTGTCCGTCGGCGACGTGCAGCTGCCGAGCTCGCAGGGCTTCGAGACCACGTTCGTGATCGGCGCGATCGGAGCGCTGGTCGCCGTCGCCCTCGGCCTGCTCATCCCGCGGGCGCCCCGCCCGGAGGCGCGACCCGCTCTGCCCTGA
- a CDS encoding nuclear transport factor 2 family protein — protein MIDIESWITGYEKAWATDDAADVAALFTEDAEYFTAPHRDAITPRDAIVEWWLAEEEPADPTFAWGLVALTEETAVVEARTVYPGDRTYLNLWVIRFAPDGRARSFTEWYMEEPADSVS, from the coding sequence ATGATCGACATCGAGAGCTGGATCACCGGCTACGAGAAGGCCTGGGCCACGGACGACGCGGCCGACGTGGCCGCACTGTTCACCGAGGACGCCGAGTACTTCACGGCGCCGCACCGCGACGCGATCACTCCGCGCGACGCGATCGTGGAGTGGTGGCTGGCGGAGGAGGAGCCCGCCGACCCGACGTTCGCGTGGGGCCTGGTCGCGCTGACGGAGGAGACCGCCGTGGTGGAGGCGCGCACCGTCTACCCGGGCGACCGCACCTACCTGAACCTCTGGGTCATCCGCTTCGCCCCGGACGGGCGGGCGCGCTCGTTCACCGAGTGGTACATGGAGGAGCCGGCCGACTCCGTGTCCTGA
- a CDS encoding neutral zinc metallopeptidase translates to MTFNDDSQLSGGKVRRRGRTTGIAVGGGAVGVVVLALLSQLLGVNLSGLGEVFGGGGSSPEGVTSTAVACDSGADANTQVDCRLEGAAESLDRYWGEQTPTLGVAYTTPTGVDLFEDSTTTGCGSATAAVGPFYCPPDRTIYLDTDFFDELRTRFDTSGGSLAQMYILAHEWGHHIQNLTGAMESADRSGTGPESDSVRLELQADCFAGAWVGDASTVPDETGTPYLKPVTAQEYQDALGAAAAVGDDRIQEQATGTVDPEGWTHGSAEQRQRWFQAGFEGDATSCDTFAAAQL, encoded by the coding sequence ATGACCTTCAACGACGACTCCCAGCTCAGCGGCGGCAAGGTCCGCCGTCGCGGCCGCACCACCGGCATCGCCGTCGGCGGGGGCGCGGTGGGCGTGGTCGTGCTCGCGCTGCTCTCGCAGCTGCTCGGCGTGAACCTCTCGGGCCTCGGCGAGGTGTTCGGCGGAGGCGGGTCCTCGCCGGAGGGCGTCACCTCCACCGCGGTGGCCTGCGACAGCGGCGCCGACGCGAACACGCAGGTCGACTGCCGCCTCGAGGGTGCGGCCGAGTCGCTCGACCGCTACTGGGGCGAGCAGACGCCGACCCTCGGAGTCGCCTACACGACCCCGACCGGCGTCGACCTGTTCGAGGACAGCACCACCACCGGCTGCGGGAGCGCGACCGCCGCGGTCGGCCCGTTCTACTGCCCGCCGGACCGGACGATCTACCTCGACACCGACTTCTTCGACGAGCTGCGCACCCGGTTCGACACCTCGGGCGGATCGCTCGCGCAGATGTACATCCTCGCCCACGAGTGGGGCCACCACATCCAGAACCTGACCGGCGCGATGGAGTCGGCCGACCGCTCCGGCACCGGCCCCGAGTCGGACTCGGTGCGCCTCGAGCTGCAGGCCGACTGCTTCGCCGGAGCCTGGGTGGGCGACGCCTCGACGGTGCCCGACGAGACCGGCACGCCCTACCTCAAGCCGGTGACGGCGCAGGAGTACCAGGACGCGCTCGGCGCCGCGGCCGCGGTCGGGGACGACCGCATCCAGGAGCAGGCGACCGGCACCGTCGATCCGGAGGGGTGGACGCACGGCTCGGCCGAGCAGCGCCAGCGCTGGTTCCAGGCCGGCTTCGAGGGCGACGCCACCAGCTGCGACACCTTCGCGGCCGCGCAGCTCTGA
- a CDS encoding MarR family transcriptional regulator codes for MRADDASGMEDWPTGRLLSTASRMVEHAWHGALAEIGLTHAGLIVLHLLQAGPVAQKELAAAAHVEVQTMSRTIERLEREGHVSRTTDPSDRRRQLVALTDAGGEAWRRAHRLEVDMFPGSLEHGPLREALLEIIRSASESRWG; via the coding sequence ATGCGCGCGGACGACGCCTCCGGGATGGAGGACTGGCCCACCGGCCGGCTGCTCTCCACCGCCTCCCGGATGGTCGAGCACGCCTGGCACGGCGCCCTCGCCGAGATCGGCCTCACCCACGCCGGCCTGATCGTGCTGCACCTCCTGCAGGCGGGTCCCGTCGCGCAGAAGGAGCTGGCCGCCGCGGCCCACGTCGAGGTGCAGACCATGTCGCGCACCATCGAGCGCCTCGAGCGCGAGGGCCACGTCTCGCGCACCACGGATCCGTCGGACCGCCGCCGGCAGCTCGTCGCGCTCACCGACGCGGGCGGCGAGGCCTGGCGCCGGGCGCACCGCCTCGAGGTCGACATGTTCCCGGGCTCGCTCGAGCACGGCCCCCTGCGCGAGGCGCTGCTCGAGATCATCCGCTCGGCCAGCGAGTCGCGCTGGGGCTGA
- the pip gene encoding prolyl aminopeptidase encodes MRTLYPEIEPHDSGMLDVGDGHSLYWEVSGNPEGKPVVFLHGGPGAGTSPAHRRLFDPEKYRIVLFDQRMCGRSTPHAGEPEADLSTNTTWYLVADIERLREHLGVERWLVLGGSWGSTLALAYAETHPERVSEIVLRGIFTLRRAELEWFYEGGAAAVYPDLWEGYTSVVPAGERGSLIEAYYRLLHDADPAVHGPAGVAWTTWEASTITLLQKPELIADWSDPVFALAFARIENHFFVHRGWLEEGQLIRDAGVLRDIPAVIVQGRYDMCTPAFTAWDLHRAWPEADFRMIADAGHAFDEPGILDALIEATDRFAS; translated from the coding sequence ATGCGCACTCTGTACCCCGAGATCGAGCCCCACGACTCCGGCATGCTCGACGTCGGCGACGGCCACTCGCTCTACTGGGAGGTCTCGGGCAACCCCGAGGGCAAGCCCGTCGTGTTCCTGCACGGCGGCCCCGGAGCCGGCACCTCGCCCGCCCACCGCCGGCTGTTCGACCCCGAGAAGTACCGCATCGTGCTGTTCGACCAGCGCATGTGCGGCCGCTCCACCCCGCACGCCGGCGAGCCGGAGGCCGACCTCTCGACCAACACCACCTGGTACCTCGTCGCCGACATCGAGCGCCTCCGCGAGCACCTCGGCGTCGAGCGCTGGCTCGTGCTCGGCGGCTCCTGGGGCTCGACCCTCGCCCTCGCCTACGCCGAGACCCATCCCGAGCGGGTCAGCGAGATCGTCCTCCGCGGGATCTTCACCCTCCGCCGCGCCGAGCTCGAGTGGTTCTACGAGGGCGGCGCCGCCGCGGTCTACCCGGATCTCTGGGAGGGCTACACCTCGGTCGTCCCGGCCGGCGAGCGGGGCAGCCTCATCGAGGCGTACTACCGCCTCCTCCACGACGCGGACCCCGCCGTGCACGGCCCCGCCGGTGTCGCCTGGACCACTTGGGAGGCGTCGACCATCACCCTCCTGCAGAAGCCGGAGCTGATCGCGGACTGGTCCGATCCCGTCTTCGCGCTCGCCTTCGCCCGCATCGAGAACCACTTCTTCGTGCACAGGGGCTGGCTGGAGGAGGGGCAGCTGATCCGCGACGCCGGTGTCCTCCGCGACATCCCGGCCGTCATCGTGCAGGGCCGCTACGACATGTGCACCCCGGCCTTCACCGCCTGGGACCTGCACCGGGCCTGGCCCGAGGCCGACTTCCGGATGATCGCCGACGCGGGCCACGCCTTCGACGAGCCGGGGATCCTCGACGCGCTGATCGAGGCGACGGACCGCTTCGCGTCCTGA
- a CDS encoding S-(hydroxymethyl)mycothiol dehydrogenase, whose translation MPTTVRGVIARSKGAPVELVDIVVPDPGPGEAVVDIETCGVCHTDFHYREGGISDDFPFLLGHEAAGRVSAIGEGVTHVAVGDFVVLNWRAVCGECRACTRAEPWYCFDTFNATQRMTLEDGTELSPALGIGAFAEKTLVHAKQCTKVDPEADPAAVGLLGCGIMAGLGAAMNTGNVTRGDSVAVIGCGGVGTAAVVGAALAGAGTVIAIDRDPKKLVAAEKLGATHVIDSSGLDEAGVVAAVQALTNGFGADVVIDAVGRPETWRQAFYARDLAGTVVLVGVPTPEMTLEIPLLDVFGRGGSLKSSWYGDCLPERDFPMLTGLYLQGRLPLDEFVSERIGIEDIEEAFATMAGGDVLRSVVVL comes from the coding sequence ATGCCCACCACTGTGCGCGGCGTCATCGCCCGGTCGAAGGGCGCTCCCGTGGAGCTCGTCGACATCGTCGTCCCCGACCCGGGCCCGGGCGAGGCCGTGGTCGACATCGAGACCTGCGGTGTCTGCCACACCGACTTCCACTACCGCGAGGGCGGGATCAGCGACGACTTCCCCTTCCTCCTCGGTCACGAGGCGGCCGGACGGGTCAGCGCGATCGGAGAGGGAGTCACCCACGTCGCGGTCGGCGACTTCGTGGTCCTCAACTGGCGCGCGGTCTGCGGCGAGTGCCGGGCCTGCACCCGGGCCGAGCCCTGGTACTGCTTCGACACCTTCAACGCGACGCAGCGGATGACCCTGGAGGACGGCACCGAGCTCAGCCCCGCCCTCGGGATCGGCGCCTTCGCCGAGAAGACCCTCGTGCACGCGAAGCAGTGCACGAAGGTCGATCCGGAGGCGGACCCCGCCGCGGTGGGCCTGCTCGGCTGCGGGATCATGGCCGGCCTCGGCGCGGCGATGAACACCGGGAACGTGACGCGCGGCGACTCCGTCGCGGTCATCGGCTGCGGAGGAGTCGGCACGGCCGCCGTGGTCGGCGCCGCTCTCGCGGGCGCCGGCACGGTCATCGCGATCGACCGGGACCCCAAGAAGCTGGTCGCGGCCGAGAAGCTCGGCGCCACGCACGTCATCGACTCCAGCGGCCTCGACGAGGCGGGCGTCGTCGCGGCGGTGCAGGCCCTGACGAACGGCTTCGGAGCGGACGTCGTCATCGACGCCGTGGGCCGCCCCGAGACCTGGCGCCAGGCGTTCTACGCCCGCGACCTCGCCGGGACCGTGGTGCTGGTCGGGGTGCCGACTCCCGAGATGACGCTCGAGATCCCCCTGCTCGACGTCTTCGGCCGCGGCGGCTCGCTGAAGTCGAGCTGGTACGGCGACTGCCTGCCGGAGAGGGACTTCCCGATGCTGACCGGCCTCTACCTCCAGGGCCGACTGCCCCTGGACGAGTTCGTGAGCGAGCGGATCGGGATCGAGGACATCGAGGAGGCCTTCGCCACGATGGCCGGCGGCGACGTGCTCCGCTCGGTGGTGGTGCTCTGA
- a CDS encoding MBL fold metallo-hydrolase: MGARIEQLVTSGTFSLDGGTWDVDNNVWIVGDDSECVVIDAAHDADAILAAVGERRLLAVLLTHGHDDHLDAVEGVRAATGAPVLLHEADRMLWDAVHPGTAPSGALVDGRIVPVAGVELEVRHTPGHTPGAVCFVAEALGTVFTGDTLFQGGPGATGRSYSDFPTIIDSITERLLTLPAATVVRTGHGDSTTIGAEAPHREEWIARGH, encoded by the coding sequence ATGGGCGCGCGGATCGAGCAGCTCGTCACGAGCGGCACCTTCAGCCTCGACGGCGGCACCTGGGACGTCGACAACAACGTCTGGATCGTCGGCGACGACTCCGAGTGCGTCGTCATCGACGCGGCCCATGACGCGGACGCGATCCTCGCGGCCGTCGGCGAGCGCCGGCTCCTCGCCGTGCTGCTGACCCACGGGCACGACGACCACCTCGACGCGGTCGAGGGAGTCCGCGCTGCGACCGGCGCCCCGGTGCTGCTCCACGAGGCCGACCGGATGCTGTGGGACGCCGTGCACCCCGGCACGGCCCCGAGCGGCGCCCTGGTCGACGGGCGGATCGTGCCCGTCGCCGGCGTCGAGCTCGAGGTGCGGCACACCCCGGGCCACACCCCCGGCGCCGTCTGCTTCGTCGCCGAGGCGCTCGGCACGGTGTTCACCGGCGACACCCTCTTCCAGGGCGGGCCGGGGGCCACCGGCCGCTCCTACAGCGACTTCCCGACGATCATCGACTCGATCACGGAGCGCCTGCTGACGCTGCCCGCCGCGACGGTGGTCCGGACCGGCCACGGCGACTCGACCACGATCGGAGCGGAGGCGCCGCACCGCGAGGAGTGGATCGCGCGCGGGCACTGA
- a CDS encoding MFS transporter: MPGAAVDASTRLRDFHQILLNTAVANVTTSFLWFALTFWVYLETRSVLATGIIGGAYMLLVAVFAMAFGTIVDRHRKFRVMVFAGAVTLVSFGVAGGLFLALPEAALLDFRAPWFWVFSGTILFGAVIENMRNIALSTTVTLLVPVEGHARANGLVGTVQGLAFVVTSVFSGLAIGLLGMGWTLVIAIGLSAAALLHLLFLRIPEDRPAPTGERAPLIDLRGSITAVRAATGLFALIVFSTFNNLIGGVYMALMDPYGLELFPVELWGVVLGVTATGFVIGGLLVARFGLGRNPIRTMLLLVMAMGLIGAVFTLRDWWWLYAGGIWIYMTLIPAVEAAEQTVIQKVVPFETQGRVFGFAAAFESAAAPITSFLIAPIAEFAIIPYMESPAGRSAFGGLLGDGIGRGIALVFLVGGVVMIVAAGAAMLTRSYRVMSAQYLREAAASGAAGSGDASVADASATGASDSGSAEDGAVEAPAPAESAADRRL; the protein is encoded by the coding sequence GTGCCCGGAGCCGCCGTCGACGCCTCGACGAGGCTCCGCGACTTCCACCAGATCCTCCTCAACACCGCCGTCGCGAACGTGACGACGAGCTTCCTCTGGTTCGCGCTCACGTTCTGGGTGTACCTCGAGACGCGCTCCGTCCTGGCGACAGGGATCATCGGCGGCGCCTACATGCTGCTCGTCGCGGTCTTCGCGATGGCCTTCGGCACGATCGTGGACCGGCACCGCAAGTTCCGCGTCATGGTGTTCGCCGGCGCGGTCACGCTCGTGTCGTTCGGCGTCGCGGGCGGTCTCTTCCTCGCGCTGCCCGAGGCGGCGCTCCTGGACTTCCGCGCCCCCTGGTTCTGGGTGTTCTCGGGCACGATCCTCTTCGGCGCCGTCATCGAGAACATGCGCAACATCGCCCTGTCCACGACGGTGACCCTGCTGGTCCCGGTGGAGGGGCACGCCCGCGCGAACGGCCTCGTCGGCACGGTCCAGGGCCTCGCCTTCGTGGTGACGAGCGTCTTCAGCGGGCTCGCCATCGGCCTGCTCGGCATGGGGTGGACGCTGGTGATCGCGATCGGCCTCTCCGCCGCCGCGCTCCTGCACCTCCTGTTCCTGCGCATCCCGGAGGACCGGCCCGCGCCGACGGGGGAGAGGGCGCCGCTGATCGATCTCCGCGGCAGCATCACCGCGGTGCGGGCGGCGACCGGGCTGTTCGCGCTCATCGTCTTCTCGACGTTCAACAACCTGATCGGCGGCGTCTACATGGCGCTGATGGACCCGTACGGCCTCGAGCTGTTCCCGGTCGAGCTGTGGGGCGTGGTGCTCGGAGTGACGGCGACCGGCTTCGTCATCGGCGGTCTGCTCGTCGCGAGGTTCGGGCTCGGGAGGAACCCCATCCGGACGATGCTGCTGCTCGTGATGGCGATGGGCCTGATCGGCGCGGTCTTCACCCTCCGCGACTGGTGGTGGCTCTACGCCGGCGGCATCTGGATCTACATGACCCTGATCCCGGCGGTCGAGGCCGCCGAGCAGACGGTGATCCAGAAGGTCGTCCCCTTCGAGACCCAGGGGCGCGTCTTCGGCTTCGCGGCGGCGTTCGAATCGGCCGCCGCTCCGATCACGTCGTTCCTCATCGCCCCGATCGCCGAGTTCGCGATCATCCCGTACATGGAGTCGCCGGCCGGGCGCTCGGCGTTCGGCGGGCTGCTCGGCGACGGCATCGGCCGGGGGATCGCGCTGGTGTTCCTGGTCGGCGGAGTCGTCATGATCGTCGCGGCCGGCGCGGCGATGCTCACCCGCTCCTACCGCGTCATGTCGGCGCAGTACCTGCGGGAGGCCGCGGCGAGCGGAGCGGCGGGGTCGGGCGATGCGTCCGTGGCCGACGCGTCCGCGACCGGCGCCTCCGACTCCGGATCCGCGGAGGACGGGGCCGTCGAGGCGCCCGCCCCCGCCGAGAGCGCCGCCGACCGCCGCCTCTGA